The following nucleotide sequence is from Aspergillus luchuensis IFO 4308 DNA, chromosome 1, nearly complete sequence.
CCCTCTGTGGGCTGCGAATGACTGTTTCCATCTTCATACTCTCAATCACCACCAGTGGCTGGTCCTTTTCTACCACATCGCCTGCCTCTACCTCCACACGCAGCACCTTGCATGGCATCGGTGCGAGAACGCTGTTCGTGACGTCCTTCATTCCCAAcgccttctccatccacttgGCGCGTGGAATCGTCAGGCGGTATTGGGTACCGCGCTGAAAAGCGATGATCGTGTCCTCATCGCGGATCACCGTCGTGTCCAGGCGTGTgtgagggaagaaggaggttaCAACTTTCGAAGCTGGATCACGATGGCTTACAACTTGCTCGAATAAACGGCCCCCAACATCAACGTTGAATGTGTCGTCACCCGTCTGTTGCACCCTAACATCAAATTTGGAGTCGTTCTTTGTTCCCGGTGTTAGTTCTGCAAGCGTAATCTGTCGTGCCTGGTATCCTGGGCCAAAGCCAACGGCAGAGCCTTCAAAGTTGGCTTGCGTTCCACTTCCCGGGTTTGAATCGTGGTGAAGACAGGCCAGAGCCACCTGGGCCAACACCTCGGGCTCAATTGCCTCCCGTGTGAATAGCTCCTCGCGATGTTTCTCAATGTAGCCGGTCTCCACATTCCCGCTAATGAAATCAGGACTTCTGCAGACCGTTTTCAGGAACTCGATGTTCGTGATTGGACCCGCCACTTCATACTCCTCTAATGCATTCGCAAGTTTGCGGATCGCCTCTTCGCGAGTGTTGCCCCGCACAATCAATTTTGCGATCATGGGATCATAATGTGCCGAGACATCGTCGCCTGCGACGAATCCGGCGTCTATCCTCACATCATCAGTAGCGGCGGGAGTACGGACATGCAACAAAGTGCCGGAGTCTGGAATGAAACCCTGGTCAGGGTTCTCAGCGTAAATCCTAGCTTCGATAGCATGACCGCGACTGGCCATAAAAGCCTCCACATCTTCCTGGGTTAGGGGAAGTGGGGCGCCTTCCGCGATTTTGAGCTGCCAGTGCACAAGATCCTGACCGGTAACCATTTCGGTGACGGGATGCTCCACCTGGAGTCTAGTGTTCAtctccatgaagaagaactCGCCAGTATCATTGTCGAAGATGAACTCCACGGTACCGGCACCCTCGTAGCCAACCGCCAACGCAGCAGATCGGGCTTTTGCCCAGATATCTTTTCTTGTTGCATCGGGAAGGTGCGGAGCAGGCGACTCCTCAAGGATCTTCTGGTGTCTTCTTTGTATACTACAGTCCCGCTCTCCCAGAGCAACAGCGTTGCCTTGCTTGTCTGCAAAGACTTGCACTTCAATGTGGCGGGGTGTGGTAATGTACTTCTCCACCAGTACATGATCATCCCCGAATGAATTCATAGCCTCCGATTTGGCAGACTGCAGCTGTGCCTGGAAGTCGGCTTTGGTATGAGCGATGCGCATTCCTTTTCCGCCGCCGCCCTTGATTGCCTTGATCAGCACGGGGTACTTGATCTTGTCGGCCTCGGCTTCAAGGAAGTTGACATCCTGGTTGTCGCCATGATAACCGGGTACGCACGGTActccagcagcagtcatGATCTTCTTGGATTGACTTATGACTGTCAGCCTATGCTCACAAGTGTACGTTCATCATGTTACCTCTTGTCACCCATGTCTTCGATAGCCTTCCAAGGAGGTCCAATGAAGACCAATCCAGCTTCCGTACATTTCCGCGCAAATGCCGCATTCTCACTCAGCTGAAACGGGATTGGAAATATTAGTATCTTCGCAGCTTGTGTGTAACGACAGCACTCACGAAGCCGTAACCGGGGTGTATCCCTTGGCAGCCTTCCTTCTTGGCAATCTCAATAATTCGATCTCCATCGAGGTAAGCGGAGACGGATCCTAAGTTAAAGGCAAATGGCGAGCTCAGCGCATGTTGAGCCTTGCTATCGGGATCGGTGTAGAGCGTCGTTACTCGGATTCCGTGTTGAGCAGCGGTCCGTCCAACGCGACTGCAACAGATCACTCCATCTTAGTACTGACAATCAACAAAACTACCAGAAATCTTCACTCAGGGCTCAGACGCACAGCGCAATTTCTCCTCGATTCGCGATTAAAATAGAGTCCAGTGATTTCTCGGCCTTGGGCGTCGTGGTGGACACAGTGGAGGCCGCTCTTCTGAACCTTCGAACTACCGGCGGCCCCAGGCGGGACGAagtgcggagaagagaggagagcgGCATTGTAAGAGAGGCGGCTGATCAGTTGAGGCCACGAAAGATGATCCAACACCACAGGGAAAGGGCACGTTCATAAAGCAGCTAGCATATCCAAAAGTACGAGTGACATGGATTTGGAATGACACCAAGCTCCCCCAGCCGAGCTTCTTGTACGGCGCTGCAACGCACCCCTTCAGCCGACGCAAAGCGCAGCTGCGGGGAAGCAGCGGGCACGTGACGGGTGAGATCCACCCGCCGGTTTTTTCAAGattccagccagccagaccaTTGCATCACGTCCTGCGCCGTGCCTGAGGAGTGGCTTTTGATCTGCGCTTCGAGTTTATCTACCCTTAATTCTGTTGAAGTGGTCGCCTGTTGCAGCGCTTTCCATTGGATTTTGTCTTGAACTCTC
It contains:
- a CDS encoding acetyl/propionyl/methylcrotonyl-CoA carboxylase subunit alpha (COG:E,I;~EggNog:ENOG410PHUI;~InterPro:IPR000089,IPR011761,IPR016185,IPR011764, IPR005479,IPR005482,IPR005481,IPR011054,IPR011053;~PFAM:PF02786,PF02222,PF00364,PF02785,PF07478, PF00289;~go_function: GO:0005524 - ATP binding [Evidence IEA];~go_function: GO:0046872 - metal ion binding [Evidence IEA]) encodes the protein MPLSSLLRTSSRLGPPVVRRFRRAASTVSTTTPKAEKSLDSILIANRGEIALRVGRTAAQHGIRVTTLYTDPDSKAQHALSSPFAFNLGSVSAYLDGDRIIEIAKKEGCQGIHPGYGFLSENAAFARKCTEAGLVFIGPPWKAIEDMGDKSQSKKIMTAAGVPCVPGYHGDNQDVNFLEAEADKIKYPVLIKAIKGGGGKGMRIAHTKADFQAQLQSAKSEAMNSFGDDHVLVEKYITTPRHIEVQVFADKQGNAVALGERDCSIQRRHQKILEESPAPHLPDATRKDIWAKARSAALAVGYEGAGTVEFIFDNDTGEFFFMEMNTRLQVEHPVTEMVTGQDLVHWQLKIAEGAPLPLTQEDVEAFMASRGHAIEARIYAENPDQGFIPDSGTLLHVRTPAATDDVRIDAGFVAGDDVSAHYDPMIAKLIVRGNTREEAIRKLANALEEYEVAGPITNIEFLKTVCRSPDFISGNVETGYIEKHREELFTREAIEPEVLAQVALACLHHDSNPGSGTQANFEGSAVGFGPGYQARQITLAELTPGTKNDSKFDVRVQQTGDDTFNVDVGGRLFEQVVSHRDPASKVVTSFFPHTRLDTTVIRDEDTIIAFQRGTQYRLTIPRAKWMEKALGMKDVTNSVLAPMPCKVLRVEVEAGDVVEKDQPLVVIESMKMETVIRSPQRGTISKVVHRAGDQCKSGTPLVEFEEGGE